Part of the Mycolicibacterium mageritense genome is shown below.
CGAGGTATCCGAGCTCGGGGTCGATCCTCGCGAACTCCTTGCATTCTCCGAGACGGCCACTGCCTACGTCATAGTCGAAGACATACATCACGGGACGTCCGGAATCGACGAAGTACATGCTCCGGCCGTCGGGCGACCATCCAATGCCGTTGGCCTCGGTGAGATCTCCGAGCAGACGGCACACCCTGCCGTCGGCGTCGACAGAGAACAACTCTCCCAATCCGTCGACATTGCCTCCGGTCGTGCCCACGAGTAGCCGCCCGACGGGATCGCAAGAGCCGTCGTTGAACCTGACAGCCGCGGTGTCGATCGGCAGCTCGATCGGGGCGCGGTCGGCCCGGCCATCGTTGTCGAGCAACACGACGTGCGCGCGTGTGGCGATCGCAAGCCCGCCACACGCGCGCAGCAGCGCTACCCCGACGGGCGCACCGTCCGGCGCGGACCAGACGACGGTGTCATGGGACAGATCGGTGCAATGCACTGTGCCTGCCGCGCAGTCGGTCCAGAAGAGTCGTTGTCGCCGAACGTCCCACAGCGGGTGCTCCCCCAACTCCACCGCGGCCGGCACCGCAACATGCCACGGTGAATTGGCCTGCGGGGTGCAGTGTTTGACCGACACGGTCATCGCACGGGAATGCCAAGGTCGGCGGCAGCACCGACGGTCTGCGTGAAACCACCACTACAACGGTCCGCCCACTCCAGCGCCACAGCGGCTCGGCGCACTTTCTCACGGGCGATGGCGGATGCCTGGTCGACGATGTGTAAGCCACTCGGGTACAGCCCAACCGAATTCCGGAGGCCGAATTTCGCGTACAAGGGCCTGCTGACGCGCACCAGGTCGGCGAGTTGTTCACCCCGCACGATTCCGCCCATCGAGTCGGGAGCCTCCACATAAAGATCGAGCGGGGCTGTCGTGACGGCACGCATCTCGGCGAGTTCGTGGATAGACATGTCCGTCGGGAGGTTGACCGTGGTGGCGCCAAGGCGCTCCAGCAGTGCCAGGGACGCCGGATTGGACGGCGCGCACAGGACCGAACCCTTCCACACCACATCACCGGGGATCGCGCCGGCTCGCTGCGCGCCGACAAGGACGTCGAGCAGTCCGAGATCCGCGATCAAGAAGCTCCGAATGCCGCATTCGATCGAACGGAACACATCCTCGACGGCGTAGCGCAGCTGCCTCAAACCACGAACCGATCCGTGCATGGCGCCTCCGTCGTCGGCGCGCGCCATCGCCGCTATCCCCCATTCCTCGCGGGGACCGACGAACAGGCACACCTCTATCGCCCGATCTGCCCCGATATGGGCCATCTCGGTCTGCTCGGCGACGCTCAAGGTCATCGCCCCGCTGCCCTGTGAGACTCGGTTGACAGTCACGCCGCGCAGGTCCGCCTCGTCGAGCAGGGCTCGCAACACCTGCGGCCCCTCGACAGATGGAATTTCGACGCGGAAATCGGCGCCGTCGCTGAAACGTCGAATGCTCTGCGCAGGCATCAGTTCGGCAGGTATGCCCGATTCGCTCAGAATCGCGTCTGCGCGCAATGTCGTCTCAATGCCGGCTTGCGAGACACTTTGGTTCACAGGTCAACTCAGCCTTCCTGGTGAACGGGGTTGAGGTCAGACTCGCCACGCAGACTGATTCCGCCGTCGACAGAGATCAGCTGGCCGGTGATCCACGATGCGTCGGGGGAAAGCAGCATGCGCACGGCTGCCCCGATATCAGAGGGATAACCGATGCGGCCGAGCGGCGTACGCCGGACGATCTCCCGCATCTCGTCCTCGTCTTCGAGCGCCTCATGGGTCATCGGAGTGTCGGTCTCGCCGGGAGCCACGACATTGACGCGGATTTGGTGCTCGCCGAGTTCGGACGCTGCAGTCTTTCCCAGCATCGTCACGGCCGCCTTCGACGCGCAGTATTGACTGATACTGCGGCACGGCCAGAATGCGTTGTTCGATGCGATCAGAATGGCCGCTCCGCCGCCGCCTGCAGCAACGCGGTTACGGGCGAAGGCCCGCAGCACGCGCACCGAACCCATCAGGTTGATGTCCATGACCGTGTTCCAGTCCTCATCGGTGGAATCGATGAGGTATTCACCGGCGCAGATTCCCGCAGAGTTGACCAGGGCGACGGCACCCTGGTGTGAATTCGCCCAAGCGTCAACGGAAGCGGTGTCCCGTACGTCGAGGACCGTCCCCACCGCACCCATTTCCGAGGCGACGTGTTCCACGGCGGGATCGCGGTCGGCCAAGGCCACCTGCCACCCTGCCTCGACGAGGGCCTGCACACTGGCGCGGCCAATCCCGGAGGCGGCGCCGGTGACGAGGGCAAGTCGGTCGGCCATGTATGTGAACTCCTTCGGCTAAGCTTGTTGGACAAAGAGATACTATATGATGATGATAATGAAAGCTACTGTGACTACTAAACGAAGCTGAGGGAGCCTTGACAGCACAACCATCGAGCGATGCCGACATCGCCAACGTCGGCGCCGACATGCTGTACAAAGGACTGCCCGACAACGCTTCTCACCTCAATGCCGCGCCAGTGAGCGCGCTGGCCAGCGGGTTCATGTGGCCCGTCGCAGTGATTCACGATTCCGCGTTGCGCGCCAACGCCGAGCTTATGGCCGAGGTCTGCAAGCGCTTCGGGATCGAGCATGCACCGCACCTGAAGACCGCGATGTCACCGGAGCTCGCGCAGCTGCAAGCGTCCCATGGGGCATGGGGATTCACGGTCGGGTCACCATCGCAGGTGCGCCACGCGCGGGCCTGGGGCACTCGCCGGCTCGTTTTGGCCACGGAGTCACTGGACAGCGAGTTCCTGCGGTGGATATGCGGCCAGCTCCAGGACGATCCGCAGTTCGAGTTCTATCTGTTCATCGACTCCGTCGCGGGAGCCGAGGTGGCCGGACGACATCTGGCCGGAGTCGGAAGCCAAGTCGGAATGCTCATCGAGATCGGCCATCTCGGCGGCCGAGCGGGCGTGCGGGACGCGGAGTCGGCACACACGGTCGCGCGCGCTGCGGTCGACGCGGGACTGTCCGTTGCCGGCGTCGCGGGATATGAAGGGACAGTCGGCGCGCAGCGGACGACTGAAGTCGAAACCGCGGTGACGGCCTATCTGCGCCGATTACGCGCAACCGCCGAAGAACTGGATGCAGCCGGCATGCTTGATTGCGACCGTGATTCCTTTGTCGTCAGCTGTGGCGGGAGCACGTTCTTCGATCTTGTGGCCGAAGAACTCAGCCACGGCTGGGCGTTGACGCGACCGGTCACGACCGTGCTGCGCAGTGGTTGTTACCTGCTGCACGATCACGAGTTCTACGCCTCGAGTTCGCCCAGCTTCTCGTGGAGTACAGGCCTGCGGCCTGCGTTGGAGGTTTGGGCGCAGGTGATTTCGCGTCCCGAAGCCCAGCTGGCCATCCTCAATGCTGGACGCCGTGACATCGGGTTCGATCTGGGACTGCCGATCCCATTACGCATCATCGACCCCCATTCAGGTACCGAGCGCACCGCGTCGGGCACCATAACAGAACTCAACGATCAACACGCCTACCTGGAGATACGCCCCGACTTTCGCCTTTCGGTCGGGGATGTTGTCGCACTGGGCCTTTCACATCCCTGTACCACCATGGACAAATGGCGGGCCCTGCCCGTCATCGACGCCGAGAACCGCGTCGTCAGGTACGTCCACACGTACTTCTAACCCCACCGAAAGGATCATCGATGGACATCATCAGCACCCCGCTCGCACCCCGCCCAGCTGGCGCATATGGACAGGCCGTCGTCGCGTCAGGTTTCGTCTTCACCGCTGGCATGGCTCCCGTCGACCCGCAGACTGGCGATGTCATCGGCACCGGTATCGGTGAGCAGACACGACGCACCCTGGACAACTTGCATGCCGTGCTCCAAGCCGCCGGTTCGGACCTCGACAAAGTCGTCAAGGTCACGGTCCACCTCGAAGACGTCGAACGGGATTGGGCGGAATTCGATTCCGTTTTCGGCGAGCGCTTCGGCGCTCATCGCCCCGCGCGTACGACGGTGGGCTCGCGCCTCGGCGACATCCTGGTCGAGATCGACGCCATCGCTCTGGCCCCGTAGCGACTCTGCGCTTCACCGCCCCCGGCAACGGTCTCCTTGAGCTACCGTTGCCGGGGCTTTTTGGTCGTCCGCCAATCCGGCCGCCAGCGGTCGTCTACCGTTTCGAGTTGCTCCGCGCTCAGTGCGCGACGCAGCGTTGTCCCGATCGACCAATCCAGATGCCGTGCCATTTCGCGGCGAGCCGCCGCCACGTCCCTGTTACGCAACGCCTTGGCGATGGTCAGGTGCGCGTCGTGCACATCGCGGACCTCACTCAGGTCCAGTTGGTCCACAGCCCAAGTGGGGACCAGTTCGCGTCGGATGTCCGCGACAAGCCGTGCCAGGACCAAGTTGCCCGAACCGTCAGCGATGGCTCCGTGGAACTCAAGATCCTCAGCGACCCTGCGACGGAGGTCGAGAGGCCCGTCTTCGTCGTCAGCCTCGTCATGCATGCGCTGCGCGAGGCCCACGATGTGGTCGAGCTGTTCGTCGCTAGCGCGCGCCGCGCACATCTCGGTGGCCGCGATCTCGACCAGGCGGCGCACCTCGTAAAGGTCGGCGGCCAACGAGCCTGCCAATTGCTCGCGTGAGATGGCCTGCTGCACAAGGTCTTCCAGAAAGCGCCATTCTTTGGCGGGCGCGACCGTCGACTTGCGTCCGTGTTTGACGTCGATCAGGCCCGCGGCGGACAACGCTTGCAAAACTTCGCGGCCGACAGTGCGTGACACCGCGAACTTCTGCGCGATCACTTCAGCAGGAGGCACGATGTCGCCCTCTTGCATCCGGCCAGACACGATGTCGCGAGCCATCCTGCGGGCCACCCGCTCGTGCAATCGTTCCTGCTCTATAGCTTCATCGTCCCAGGAAATCGACATTTGCCCCTCCGGACCGGTCAGTCCCAGTCCAGTCCACAGATATTATGAGTGTATGTTCTGCAGTGATTATTCTAACCTAACCTCCGACGTCGCCCTCGTCACGGGATCCAGCGGCGGAATCGGCTCCGCCATCGTCACAGAGCTCAAGGGCCTCGGAATGACGGTCGTCGGCGTTGACAACACCAGCACTGAGTTGGGCGCCGAAGACCATCTGATCACCGCAGACCTCGTCGCGGCAGACATGGATCAGCTGGTGAACGAAGCCGAGGCGGCGTGCGGCAAGCCATTCGGCGTGCTCGTCAACTGCGCCGGAGTGAGCGTCGATACCCCTGCAGAGAACCTGAGACGTCCCGAAATCGAGCGAGTGCTCGCGGTCAACCTCGTGGCGCCCCTCGAACTCTCAATTGCTGTGGGGCGGCGCATGCTTGAGCGCGGATACGGCCGCATCGTGAACATCACATCAATACACGGGCGCGCCGGCGCAATCGGCTGCCTGCCCTACGACGCGTCAAAGGCCGGTCTCGACAACGCGACTCGCACCATGGCCGCGGAATGGTCGCGGCGCGGCGTACTCGTCAACGCCGTAGCGCCCGGTTTCGTCCGCACGGCCATGTGCACCGACGAGCGCCTGGCGCAACCATGGTTCACCGACGGGTACGTTTCCAGCGGCCGTCTGCCGCTGGGCCGGGCCGCCACTCCGGATGAGATCGCGCGGCCCGTCGCCTGGCTCGCCAGCCGCCAGAACACCTACATCACGGGTCAAGTTGTCTACGCCGACGGAGGCCTGTACAGCACCTTTTGAGCCTGTTACCTCTTCCGGGCGCCCAATGTCCGCGGACGGTGCTGCTGATCAATTCCAATCAACCAGCGGACACCAGACACCAGCACCTCACGGCGTGATCACGGGTAGGGCGCCGGCCGTGCTCACACACCCGGCAAACTGGACGGCATGACCGAAGCTCGGGGGATTCTGCTGATCGTCTCGCTGATGGCGACGACCGCGTTGACACTCGCACTCGGGATCACCGATCCCGCCGCACCGATGTCCTATCCGACCAAGTTCCTGGTGTGGAATCTGTTCCTCGCCTGGGTCCCGATGTTCTTCGCCGTGGGATTCGACCTGGTCGAACGGCGCTGGTTGCTGCTGCCACTGGGTCTGGGTTGGCTGGCGTTTCTGCCGAACTCGCCGTACCTGGTGACCGACCTGGTCCATCTCGGCGAAGGCTACGAGCTGTGGCGGCACGTGCTGCAGTACGGATTCGCCGCGTGGACCGGCATCCTGCTGGGCGTCGTGTCACTTCTGCTCGTCCACAGCCGGATCGAGCGCACGTTCGGCATCGTCTGGGGCTGGCTGGTGGTCATAATGTCGGTGGGACTGTGTGCGGTCGGCGTGGTGATCGGCCGGTTCCAGCGGTGGAATTCATGGGATCTGGTGACCCGGCCCGACGCCGTCGTCGCGGCCACGTTCGAATGGGTGCGCTCTCCACTGTCCTACGTGCAGTCGACCGGAGTGGCGTTGGCCGTCGCGGCGTTCTTCGGGCTGGCCTACTTGACGGTGTGGTCGTTGCGTGGGCTCGCGCTCTAGGCCTCTGCGCGAGTCCTTCTTGCCTTATCGGCAAATCTCCTTGCCAGTCTGCTGACGCGTCGCCAGCATCGGTGACATCGAGTCAGACGACAGTGGGGAGACACCGCCGTGAATCCGTTCACCGATGCGAATTCCGTTGCAACATATGCCGACCGACCACCCCGAGTTGTTCCCGGATACGACGCGATGCAACGCATGACGGCGATCCTGTTGGCCGAGCACGTACCGGACGACGGAAGAGTACTGGTACTCGGTGCCGGCGGCGGCCTGGAACTCAAAACGTTCGCGCAGGCTCATCCCGCATGGTCATTCGACGGCGTCGACCCGGCGCGCGAGATGCTGCAACTGGCAGAGGAGACGCTGGGCCCGCTGTTGTCGCGGGTCCGACTCCACCAGGGCTACATCGACGACGCACCCACCACCCCATTCGACGGGGCGACCAGCCTCCTGACACTGCACTTTCTCGATGCCGACGAGCGGAGGCGAACTGTCGAGCAAGTACGCCGGCGGCTGCGGCCAGGAGCCCCGTTTGTCGTCGCGCACTTCAGCATTCCCCACCGCAACGAAGACGACCGCGCGGTGTGGCTGTCCAGATATATGGCCTTTGCACGGGCAGGCGGGATCGATGCTTCGACCATCGCGTCCGCCCGCGCAGCGATCGACACGCAACTGCACATCCTCACACCCGACGAAGACATGCAGGTGCTACGGGACGCGGGATTCACCGACATCAGCCAGTTCTATGCCGGATTCACCTTTCGCGGTTGGGTTGGGTACGCGGCGCGCTAACACGTTGCGCGAGCAGACGTGGACGACGGCGAGCCCGGGCAGCTATCCGGCGGATGCGGATAGCTGCCCGCAGGCTAAGCGGCCGAAGCCTTTTCAGAAGACCGTATAGATCTTCAGCACGGTCTCATGGATGTCCCACGTGCCGGTCCAGCCTTTGGGGAAAACTGCGTTGTCGCCGATTTTCACTTCGTGTGGCTCGCCGCCTTCCTCGGTGACGGTCATCCGGCCACCCAGCATGGTGATGGTTTCGTTGGTTTCGAACACCCAGCGCGAGGGACCGGGGGCACACTGCCATATCCCGACCTCGCGGATGCCCTCGCCGGTCCACAGTTTCTTGCCGGCAGTCGCCATCGGCTCGCCGGTCGCCTCGGGCAGCGGGCCCCAGTCCTCGAGCTCCACTGAGCTGACGTCACCGAGGATCACCGCGGTCTCCGATGCAGTGCTTGACGTGGTCATTGATACCTTCCTTGTTGATGTGAATCCGCTACGGGTGCAGACGAAGTGGCAATGTGTGGTAGTGCCGTGACGCGTCGGTGTTCTTGATGACGGGCGGCGCGGCAAGTTCGATACGGGAGTAGCGCGCAGCGATGCGTTCCCACACCACGCGGACCTCGGCTTCGGCCAGCAGCCGTCCCTGGCAGCTGTGGCTGCCGAAGCTGAACGTCAGATTGCGCGATTGCTCTGGCGGACGCCTGAAGTCGAATTCGTGCGGATTGTCGAACACATCCGGGTCGCGGTTCGCCGCGCCCATCACCAAACGCAGAACGCTGCCGGCGGGGATAAGGACACCCCGGATGACCAAGTCTTCGGTCGTCGTTCGGGTGATCACCGGTTCCGGCGCATCGAAGCGGACGAGCTCGGTGACGATGGCCTGCCGCACGTCAGGTTCGGCGCGGAACGCGTCGAAGATGTCCTGCCTGCGGGTGAAGAGATGCAGGCCGGACGAGATCAGATAGCTGGCGTCCATGTGCCCGACGAAGTAGAAGAACAGTGTCGTGGCAAAGACTTCGGCCTCGGTCATCTCGCCGCGATCCTGCAGATCCAGCAGATAGTCGAGCAGCCCGGTCCCCGGATTCGCCCGGCTGTGCTCGATCAGGAAGGCCGTGCGCGCCCGCAGGTATTCGTGCGCCCGTTCACAAGCTGCGAAGTCGTCGGCGTCGGGAACGGCACTGAGCACGGGCATGGCGTTGCGCATCTCTCGGCGGACCGAGTCGATCTCGTCTTCGGGAACCTGCAGTAACCGGCACACCGTGACATGGGTGGCCTCGACGGCGAGGTCGGATCCGTCGACGAGACCGTCTTCGCCGATGCGATCGAGGATCTCGTCGGTGACCGACGCTGTGATCTTGACCCAGTCCTGGATCCGCTTGGGGGTCAACCACTTACTGGTCAATCGACGTAGCCGGGTGTGATCGGGTTCGTCATGCCCAAGGGCCATGTCCTTGAGAATGCGCCAGGCCCCCGCCTTCTCCCACTCCGGTGCGATGATCACCGACGGGAGACGACCGTAGTGCATGAGATCTTCGAACTTGGTGAGGACGAAGGTGCCGTCTTCATCCCTGGAAACCGGTGCCTCGGCCTGCGCTCGGGCGTAGAAGGGGTAGGGGTCGATGCGAAGCGCCGGATCCTTCCACGGGAGATAGTCCCGGGTCGCCGGACAGTCGCTCGCCGGTCGCGTCTCGGTCACTGTCATGCCGAAATCCTTTCGAATATTGTGAATACCTTGATGTTTCGTGATCACATGCGAGTGGGGACGACGGCGTCGAGGTGCTCGGCCTCACCGGTGTCGGCCCGCCCCAGACGGGCGAACACCTGCGGTTTGGCGGACCGGAAGTACAGGGCGAGGCCCGCACCTATCACCAGCGAGGCGGCGAGCACCAACAGGAGCCCGAGGTTCTGGCCCGGAGCGCCACCCACGACCAGATCGAAGTGCAGTACCGCGAGCACGACCGTCGGGCCGAGCGCGGCGATCGCCAGGGCCGGTGCAACGAAACACTTGAACCGGTTGGCGCCCGGCGGGACTCCCTTACGGGTGAACCATGCGATCACGGCTGCGCTGACGAGGGTCATCAGCACCAAGACGCCTACGGTGCCCAATCCGAACAGTTGGGCGTCCAACCCTTCGCCCGCACGGTTGGCCAATCCGAGCGGCACGACCAGCACCGCGACGATCACCGCGACAGCGACCGCCGCGCGCGCGGGTGAGCCGTGCCGTGGGTGGACCCGCGCGAAGGCGGCGGGCAGAGCTCGGTCGACACCGAGGTTGTAGATGTAGCGTGCGGTGACGTTATGCACCGAGATGGCGGCGGCAAGTTCGGAGGTGATGATGAACGCGAACGTCAGCTGGGTGAATACGGGCGCGGCGAAATGACCTATCGCGCTCGGGAACATCGTCTTGGGGTCGTCGGTGGCGGCCTGCACGGCGCCCGTTCCATAGGCCGTCGTCAATAGGTAGCACGACACCGTGTACAGCGCGCCCACGAAAAGCACAGCACCGTATGTCGCTCGCGGAATCGTCTTATCGGGGGTTCGCACCTCGTCCCGGAACAACGCCGTGGCCTCGAACCCGAGGAAGATCATGATCGCGAACAGCAGCGCGATTCCGAAGTCACCGTGTGACAGGTTGGCCGGGTTGATCGGCGCGGCCGAGTATCCGGTGGCGCCACCGCCACGAAGCACCACGGCCACGTTGAACACCATCACGATCGCCACCTCCAAAACCATGGCGACACTGAGGATCTTGGCGGACACCTCGATATGGAAGTAACACAGTGTGCTGACGATGAGCCAGGAGATGATCGCCCACAGCCACCACGGACTCGCGGTTCCCCCCGTGCTGGATACCAGCTCCGTCACGGTCAGACCGATGAACACAAAACAGCCACTGAGTATCAACAGGTAGGACACGACCGCCAGGAATGCGCCTCCCAGTCCGGTCACCTTTCCGATACCCGCGCTGATGAATGCGTAGAACGATCCGGGCTTGGGCAGCCATCGTGTCATCGTCACGTAGCCGACCGCGAACAACAGCATGCTGATGGTCGCGATGGCGAACACGAGAGTCGCGCCCTCGCCGCCGAACATGATGGCGAACGGGATGAAGCCGGCGACGGCGGCGATGGGGGCAGAGAACGCCAGAACGGTGAGCATCAGCGAGCTCACCCCCATGTTTCCTGAGAGGCCGGTTTCAGAAGTGCCGCCGCCGGCCGGCGCCACGGGCGGATCGGCCGCCATCTGGTTTTCGGTCATGTCCTTGTCTTTCATGTGAAGTGTTGACGGGATGCGGAATCGGAGGGATTGGGGTCAGGCTCAGGCAGTCGCGAAGAGGTCGTTGGCCCAGAGGACGGCGACGTCAGATGCGTCGAGTCCGCTGTCGGCGTCGTGTCGGCCCGTCTCTCCGACTTGCGTTGCACCCAGATCGATGAATGCAGAGACGAGGGTCGCGATACCGCGGTTGTAGGTGTCATAGGTGCTGTCACCGAGCCCGAATGCGGCGAACCGGGTCGACGACAAATCGGGCTTGACGTCGTTGAGTGCGTTGAAGAACGGCAGCGCAGTTTGGG
Proteins encoded:
- a CDS encoding SMP-30/gluconolactonase/LRE family protein, which gives rise to MTVSVKHCTPQANSPWHVAVPAAVELGEHPLWDVRRQRLFWTDCAAGTVHCTDLSHDTVVWSAPDGAPVGVALLRACGGLAIATRAHVVLLDNDGRADRAPIELPIDTAAVRFNDGSCDPVGRLLVGTTGGNVDGLGELFSVDADGRVCRLLGDLTEANGIGWSPDGRSMYFVDSGRPVMYVFDYDVGSGRLGECKEFARIDPELGYLDGLTVDEAGNVWVAIWDGGRLHRYAPDGQLRDVIDVPVSRPTCPAFGGGDLRTLYVTTARGDVGEPCAGHVLASPGAGRGIVPHRFAG
- a CDS encoding SDR family NAD(P)-dependent oxidoreductase, with product MADRLALVTGAASGIGRASVQALVEAGWQVALADRDPAVEHVASEMGAVGTVLDVRDTASVDAWANSHQGAVALVNSAGICAGEYLIDSTDEDWNTVMDINLMGSVRVLRAFARNRVAAGGGGAAILIASNNAFWPCRSISQYCASKAAVTMLGKTAASELGEHQIRVNVVAPGETDTPMTHEALEDEDEMREIVRRTPLGRIGYPSDIGAAVRMLLSPDASWITGQLISVDGGISLRGESDLNPVHQEG
- a CDS encoding alanine racemase; translation: MTAQPSSDADIANVGADMLYKGLPDNASHLNAAPVSALASGFMWPVAVIHDSALRANAELMAEVCKRFGIEHAPHLKTAMSPELAQLQASHGAWGFTVGSPSQVRHARAWGTRRLVLATESLDSEFLRWICGQLQDDPQFEFYLFIDSVAGAEVAGRHLAGVGSQVGMLIEIGHLGGRAGVRDAESAHTVARAAVDAGLSVAGVAGYEGTVGAQRTTEVETAVTAYLRRLRATAEELDAAGMLDCDRDSFVVSCGGSTFFDLVAEELSHGWALTRPVTTVLRSGCYLLHDHEFYASSSPSFSWSTGLRPALEVWAQVISRPEAQLAILNAGRRDIGFDLGLPIPLRIIDPHSGTERTASGTITELNDQHAYLEIRPDFRLSVGDVVALGLSHPCTTMDKWRALPVIDAENRVVRYVHTYF
- a CDS encoding Rid family hydrolase, with the protein product MDIISTPLAPRPAGAYGQAVVASGFVFTAGMAPVDPQTGDVIGTGIGEQTRRTLDNLHAVLQAAGSDLDKVVKVTVHLEDVERDWAEFDSVFGERFGAHRPARTTVGSRLGDILVEIDAIALAP
- a CDS encoding FadR/GntR family transcriptional regulator: MSISWDDEAIEQERLHERVARRMARDIVSGRMQEGDIVPPAEVIAQKFAVSRTVGREVLQALSAAGLIDVKHGRKSTVAPAKEWRFLEDLVQQAISREQLAGSLAADLYEVRRLVEIAATEMCAARASDEQLDHIVGLAQRMHDEADDEDGPLDLRRRVAEDLEFHGAIADGSGNLVLARLVADIRRELVPTWAVDQLDLSEVRDVHDAHLTIAKALRNRDVAAARREMARHLDWSIGTTLRRALSAEQLETVDDRWRPDWRTTKKPRQR
- a CDS encoding SDR family NAD(P)-dependent oxidoreductase, yielding MFCSDYSNLTSDVALVTGSSGGIGSAIVTELKGLGMTVVGVDNTSTELGAEDHLITADLVAADMDQLVNEAEAACGKPFGVLVNCAGVSVDTPAENLRRPEIERVLAVNLVAPLELSIAVGRRMLERGYGRIVNITSIHGRAGAIGCLPYDASKAGLDNATRTMAAEWSRRGVLVNAVAPGFVRTAMCTDERLAQPWFTDGYVSSGRLPLGRAATPDEIARPVAWLASRQNTYITGQVVYADGGLYSTF
- a CDS encoding DUF1361 domain-containing protein: MTEARGILLIVSLMATTALTLALGITDPAAPMSYPTKFLVWNLFLAWVPMFFAVGFDLVERRWLLLPLGLGWLAFLPNSPYLVTDLVHLGEGYELWRHVLQYGFAAWTGILLGVVSLLLVHSRIERTFGIVWGWLVVIMSVGLCAVGVVIGRFQRWNSWDLVTRPDAVVAATFEWVRSPLSYVQSTGVALAVAAFFGLAYLTVWSLRGLAL
- a CDS encoding class I SAM-dependent methyltransferase, whose translation is MTAILLAEHVPDDGRVLVLGAGGGLELKTFAQAHPAWSFDGVDPAREMLQLAEETLGPLLSRVRLHQGYIDDAPTTPFDGATSLLTLHFLDADERRRTVEQVRRRLRPGAPFVVAHFSIPHRNEDDRAVWLSRYMAFARAGGIDASTIASARAAIDTQLHILTPDEDMQVLRDAGFTDISQFYAGFTFRGWVGYAAR
- a CDS encoding cupin domain-containing protein, with product MTTSSTASETAVILGDVSSVELEDWGPLPEATGEPMATAGKKLWTGEGIREVGIWQCAPGPSRWVFETNETITMLGGRMTVTEEGGEPHEVKIGDNAVFPKGWTGTWDIHETVLKIYTVF
- a CDS encoding cytochrome P450 — protein: MTVTETRPASDCPATRDYLPWKDPALRIDPYPFYARAQAEAPVSRDEDGTFVLTKFEDLMHYGRLPSVIIAPEWEKAGAWRILKDMALGHDEPDHTRLRRLTSKWLTPKRIQDWVKITASVTDEILDRIGEDGLVDGSDLAVEATHVTVCRLLQVPEDEIDSVRREMRNAMPVLSAVPDADDFAACERAHEYLRARTAFLIEHSRANPGTGLLDYLLDLQDRGEMTEAEVFATTLFFYFVGHMDASYLISSGLHLFTRRQDIFDAFRAEPDVRQAIVTELVRFDAPEPVITRTTTEDLVIRGVLIPAGSVLRLVMGAANRDPDVFDNPHEFDFRRPPEQSRNLTFSFGSHSCQGRLLAEAEVRVVWERIAARYSRIELAAPPVIKNTDASRHYHTLPLRLHP
- a CDS encoding APC family permease, which codes for MTENQMAADPPVAPAGGGTSETGLSGNMGVSSLMLTVLAFSAPIAAVAGFIPFAIMFGGEGATLVFAIATISMLLFAVGYVTMTRWLPKPGSFYAFISAGIGKVTGLGGAFLAVVSYLLILSGCFVFIGLTVTELVSSTGGTASPWWLWAIISWLIVSTLCYFHIEVSAKILSVAMVLEVAIVMVFNVAVVLRGGGATGYSAAPINPANLSHGDFGIALLFAIMIFLGFEATALFRDEVRTPDKTIPRATYGAVLFVGALYTVSCYLLTTAYGTGAVQAATDDPKTMFPSAIGHFAAPVFTQLTFAFIITSELAAAISVHNVTARYIYNLGVDRALPAAFARVHPRHGSPARAAVAVAVIVAVLVVPLGLANRAGEGLDAQLFGLGTVGVLVLMTLVSAAVIAWFTRKGVPPGANRFKCFVAPALAIAALGPTVVLAVLHFDLVVGGAPGQNLGLLLVLAASLVIGAGLALYFRSAKPQVFARLGRADTGEAEHLDAVVPTRM
- a CDS encoding flavodoxin domain-containing protein yields the protein MDTVTILFGTESGNSEMVADDISKSLEDNGIKNEVFDMEGYDVGDLGTQSMVIIVSSTYGEGDLPQTALPFFNALNDVKPDLSSTRFAAFGLGDSTYDTYNRGIATLVSAFIDLGATQVGETGRHDADSGLDASDVAVLWANDLFATA